The following coding sequences lie in one Saccharopolyspora hordei genomic window:
- a CDS encoding Rv1733c family protein yields MVAALKAHAAWLVNALGVNRNPLRRPIDRLAAGITVLLLMAAMVAVPVAGMFGASLHASLTQRAAESAATTRPVEAVLTTSPEMDIPVSEVYSNDALSSTAVAEWRVGLQKHSATVQVPANASAGETVTVWVDEAGHRVPQPASAGSITTSAVFAALLFLVVTELACFGLIAGTQGLARRISMRAWEREWLHLQHGGTWSQR; encoded by the coding sequence ATGGTCGCGGCGCTGAAGGCGCACGCAGCTTGGTTGGTGAACGCACTGGGGGTCAACCGGAACCCGCTGCGCAGGCCGATCGACCGGCTCGCCGCGGGGATCACGGTCCTGCTGCTGATGGCGGCGATGGTGGCGGTGCCGGTGGCGGGCATGTTCGGTGCCTCGCTGCACGCCAGCCTCACCCAGCGCGCAGCGGAATCGGCCGCGACCACTCGCCCCGTCGAGGCGGTGCTGACCACCAGCCCCGAGATGGACATCCCCGTCTCCGAGGTCTACAGCAACGACGCGCTCAGCTCCACCGCGGTCGCGGAGTGGCGCGTCGGGCTGCAGAAGCACAGCGCGACGGTCCAGGTCCCGGCGAACGCCAGCGCCGGGGAGACCGTGACGGTGTGGGTCGACGAAGCGGGCCACCGCGTCCCGCAGCCGGCGAGCGCCGGGTCGATCACCACGTCCGCCGTCTTCGCCGCGCTGCTGTTCCTCGTGGTGACCGAGCTCGCCTGCTTCGGCCTGATCGCGGGCACCCAGGGGCTGGCCCGGCGGATCAGCATGCGTGCGTGGGAGCGCGAGTGGCTGCACCTCCAGCACGGCGGGACCTGGTCCCAGCGCTGA
- a CDS encoding RES domain-containing protein produces the protein MPQATPPQQYAATPNRYVLPADTALFRLHERARHAAEFKPAHVSFGAPGGRFDGTPEDPFPTYYAGLHVTTALAEVLLRNISFGHDGQRLIRRAQIAGRRFSAVRTKRELTLVSLLTGPDLAAVAQDSWLVDAEGRDAYPHTRSWASWIRSQADWADGLIWPSKRDTGKPAVVLFGDRCADALDGAEPDLHIDLDSPIGEAWLATMLAPYRAAVAPSPS, from the coding sequence GTGCCGCAGGCCACTCCACCTCAGCAGTACGCGGCCACGCCGAACCGGTACGTCCTGCCCGCTGACACGGCGTTGTTCCGGCTCCACGAGCGGGCACGGCACGCCGCCGAGTTCAAGCCCGCGCACGTCAGCTTCGGTGCACCGGGTGGGCGGTTCGACGGGACACCGGAGGACCCGTTCCCCACCTACTACGCCGGGTTGCACGTCACCACGGCGCTGGCCGAAGTGCTGTTGCGGAACATCAGCTTCGGCCACGACGGGCAGCGGTTGATCCGCCGGGCGCAGATCGCCGGGCGGCGGTTCAGCGCGGTGCGCACGAAGCGGGAACTCACCCTGGTCAGCTTGCTCACCGGGCCCGACCTCGCTGCGGTGGCGCAGGATTCGTGGCTCGTCGACGCGGAGGGCCGGGACGCCTACCCGCACACGCGGAGCTGGGCGTCGTGGATCCGGTCGCAGGCGGACTGGGCGGACGGGTTGATCTGGCCGTCCAAGCGCGACACCGGGAAACCTGCCGTGGTGCTGTTCGGCGACCGGTGTGCGGACGCGCTGGACGGGGCGGAGCCCGACCTCCACATCGACCTGGACTCGCCGATCGGTGAGGCCTGGTTGGCCACGATGCTCGCGCCCTACCGGGCCGCCGTCGCGCCGAGCCCCAGCTAG
- a CDS encoding HNH endonuclease signature motif containing protein, producing MIRDAEAVMRAAMALQVQAIAEAEDRGLPAEQGARTTETWVQEKLNIAGGEAKTRVLVARKATDHTTLHGEPIPAELPATARAISTGAITVAHARVIIDGVRRMEPVSTPAEQRQAEAVLADWARGFSPHELAKLAERIRYCFDQDGAYRDEQTQHRLRELHYGTAADGMTVVNARLDRETGAKFRAALEPLAAPRPAEDGEPDPRTPGQRNADALDALLDIALGSDRLPRAGGQRPHLTVTIDFDDLTRALRTEQPGLPGTLTANGQPITAENVRRLACDAEVLPVVLGSDSLPLDIGRAQRTAPPHLRAALLARDGTCAFPSCDHPPGTPDAHHITSWIDGGATDLSNLVMLCGHHHRAVHHQHWQITVEDGRPIFTPPPTIDPTRRPRPGGRPTSTDHTTLLRQVIPRPRQPEATPAHT from the coding sequence GTGATCCGCGATGCCGAGGCCGTGATGCGCGCTGCGATGGCGTTGCAGGTGCAGGCGATCGCCGAAGCCGAGGACCGTGGTCTCCCGGCCGAGCAGGGAGCCCGCACGACCGAGACGTGGGTGCAGGAGAAGCTGAACATCGCCGGCGGGGAGGCGAAGACCCGGGTCCTGGTGGCGCGGAAGGCGACCGACCACACCACGCTGCACGGCGAGCCGATCCCCGCAGAACTTCCGGCGACCGCCCGGGCGATCAGCACCGGTGCGATCACGGTGGCGCACGCGCGAGTGATCATCGACGGCGTTCGGCGGATGGAGCCGGTCAGCACGCCCGCTGAGCAGCGGCAGGCCGAGGCCGTGCTCGCTGACTGGGCTCGCGGGTTCTCCCCGCACGAGTTGGCGAAGCTGGCGGAGCGGATCCGCTACTGCTTCGACCAGGACGGCGCCTACCGCGACGAGCAGACCCAGCACCGGCTGCGGGAGCTGCACTACGGCACGGCAGCCGACGGCATGACGGTGGTCAACGCCCGTCTCGACCGGGAGACCGGGGCGAAGTTCCGCGCGGCCCTCGAACCCCTCGCCGCACCGCGCCCTGCGGAGGACGGCGAACCCGATCCGCGCACGCCCGGTCAGCGCAACGCCGACGCCCTCGACGCGCTGCTGGACATCGCCCTCGGCTCAGACCGCCTGCCGCGCGCCGGCGGCCAGCGCCCGCACCTCACGGTGACCATCGACTTCGACGACCTCACCCGCGCGCTCCGCACCGAGCAGCCCGGCCTTCCCGGCACCCTGACGGCGAACGGTCAGCCCATCACCGCGGAGAACGTCCGGCGCCTGGCCTGCGACGCCGAAGTCCTGCCGGTCGTCCTCGGCAGCGACAGCCTCCCCCTCGACATCGGCCGCGCACAGCGCACCGCACCGCCGCACCTGCGGGCCGCACTCCTGGCACGGGACGGCACGTGCGCGTTCCCGTCCTGCGACCACCCGCCGGGCACCCCCGACGCCCACCACATCACGAGCTGGATCGACGGCGGCGCCACCGACCTGTCGAACCTCGTCATGCTCTGCGGCCACCACCACAGGGCCGTCCACCACCAGCACTGGCAGATCACCGTCGAAGACGGCCGCCCGATCTTCACCCCACCGCCCACCATCGACCCCACCCGCCGACCGCGCCCCGGAGGCCGCCCCACCAGCACCGACCACACCACCCTCCTCCGCCAGGTCATCCCCCGACCACGCCAACCGGAGGCCACACCCGCCCACACCTGA
- a CDS encoding PPOX class F420-dependent oxidoreductase, translating to MTASSFDPRDLLAKSRLGVLATIKSDGVPQLSPVTPYYDREAEVVLISTTEGRAKTANLRRDPRAALEVTSPDGTAWATAEGTVTLTGPGTDPHGPEVEALVGYYRRAAGEHPDWDEYRSVMVSDRRVLVTLAVSRVYGARIR from the coding sequence ATGACTGCTTCCTCGTTCGACCCGCGTGACCTGCTCGCGAAGAGCCGGCTCGGCGTGCTCGCCACGATCAAGTCCGACGGTGTCCCCCAGCTCTCCCCCGTGACGCCGTACTACGACCGGGAGGCCGAGGTCGTGCTCATCTCGACGACCGAGGGACGGGCCAAGACGGCCAACCTGCGGCGGGACCCGCGTGCCGCGCTCGAGGTCACCAGTCCCGACGGCACCGCCTGGGCCACCGCCGAGGGAACGGTGACGCTCACGGGCCCGGGCACCGATCCGCACGGCCCCGAGGTCGAGGCACTGGTGGGCTACTACCGCCGCGCGGCCGGCGAGCACCCGGACTGGGACGAGTACCGGTCGGTGATGGTCTCCGACCGCAGGGTGCTGGTCACCTTGGCGGTCTCCCGGGTCTACGGCGCCAGGATCCGCTGA
- a CDS encoding GTPase-associated protein 1-related protein yields MSAREFHSLYCTARGPGQQPGELEFRAVSPGTTEEMTTAVRRAVTERPSLVHAHDGVYVTARSAGTGEGEHVVHALVAPDAGPYGPIRPAQLWDAPWWVTGPAPSGECPAVPAEPETGFGVEALREWVLGQRDGESWLLAVHSAIDGGAPRVVFVSEDPGAVARWIAAATLLLPQESALEVGFQVFATDPQATGADVLALRPDQAGSLVDQSGVAVFNLVTGERWEGEPSAAAQHWVPRFLRADPFDVVDAVELSHRFAAGRGADRPNAADRLAAGVVALGEPVAGDDAAMALAEWLCAPPAVSGVDVLDPVLTAVLAADPGVPVLARLAEAELERAGQVRIALLRAEIGEIVRGTRADDRSPLTPRPWTTAEAERATALVENAADAVLPERMDLLLRTAARFDVHPRLDGFRQAAERFVAWWSHHPDAGVDPERWTCAPELLGLLRDALARRLQGPDADEVRQAIEDRWWRLLAPTVSDPFEPLDAAVASAAVAAGGSARQETVEAFRALLRAPERPGTEEAVYDALFGASQPTLGELSDFLAELPSTAVSDALAQRAFRVLARSTVNGRYLDVLRMLSHHLGDRKDLRTLWEDDSKLRVWLSNHRKKGAGAGSLGDISSTVLGARADKLVAALLDADPQESTGTIAACGEELPQTLVRALPAVWNDEDVDRDRRDRAVVLAFVCAWSDSATATVRAAFDRELEAWVHKHEHPDFRRVSRLLRGVDAEHATAWHEWLREVVQRGPKRDRTRRVARRLFGSRER; encoded by the coding sequence ATGAGCGCGCGGGAGTTCCACTCGCTGTACTGCACCGCCCGCGGCCCAGGACAACAACCGGGCGAGCTTGAGTTCCGGGCGGTTTCCCCCGGCACCACCGAGGAGATGACGACCGCGGTGCGGCGCGCGGTCACCGAGCGCCCGTCGCTGGTCCACGCGCACGACGGGGTCTACGTCACGGCGCGCAGCGCGGGCACCGGTGAGGGCGAGCACGTCGTCCACGCGCTCGTCGCCCCCGATGCCGGGCCCTACGGGCCGATCCGCCCGGCGCAGCTGTGGGACGCGCCGTGGTGGGTCACCGGACCCGCGCCGAGCGGCGAGTGCCCCGCGGTGCCCGCCGAACCCGAGACCGGGTTCGGGGTGGAGGCGCTGCGGGAGTGGGTGCTGGGGCAGCGGGACGGCGAGTCCTGGCTGCTCGCCGTGCACTCCGCGATCGACGGCGGTGCGCCGCGCGTGGTGTTCGTCAGCGAGGACCCCGGTGCGGTGGCGCGCTGGATCGCCGCCGCGACGCTGCTGCTGCCGCAGGAGAGCGCGCTCGAGGTCGGTTTCCAGGTGTTCGCCACCGACCCGCAGGCGACCGGGGCGGACGTGCTGGCGCTGCGCCCGGACCAGGCGGGGTCGCTGGTCGACCAGAGCGGAGTCGCGGTGTTCAACCTGGTCACCGGTGAGCGGTGGGAGGGCGAACCGAGCGCTGCGGCGCAGCACTGGGTCCCGCGCTTCCTCCGCGCCGACCCCTTCGACGTGGTGGACGCCGTCGAGCTGTCCCACCGGTTCGCCGCCGGCCGGGGCGCGGACCGTCCGAACGCGGCGGACCGGCTCGCCGCCGGGGTGGTGGCGCTGGGCGAGCCGGTGGCCGGGGACGACGCGGCGATGGCGCTGGCCGAGTGGTTGTGCGCCCCGCCCGCGGTGTCCGGAGTGGACGTGCTGGACCCGGTGCTGACGGCGGTGCTGGCCGCCGACCCGGGGGTGCCGGTGCTGGCCCGGCTCGCCGAGGCCGAGCTGGAGCGCGCCGGTCAGGTGCGGATCGCGTTGCTGCGCGCGGAGATCGGCGAGATCGTGCGCGGCACGCGCGCCGACGACCGGTCGCCGCTCACCCCCCGCCCGTGGACGACCGCTGAGGCGGAGCGGGCCACGGCACTGGTGGAGAACGCGGCCGACGCGGTGCTGCCGGAGCGGATGGACCTGTTGCTGCGCACCGCGGCCCGCTTCGACGTGCACCCCCGCCTCGACGGCTTCCGCCAGGCGGCGGAGCGGTTCGTCGCGTGGTGGTCGCACCACCCGGACGCCGGGGTGGACCCGGAACGGTGGACCTGCGCCCCGGAGCTCCTCGGCCTGCTGCGCGACGCGCTGGCGCGGCGCCTCCAGGGTCCGGACGCCGACGAGGTCCGCCAGGCGATCGAGGACCGCTGGTGGCGGTTGCTCGCCCCCACCGTGTCGGACCCGTTCGAGCCGCTGGACGCCGCGGTCGCGTCCGCCGCGGTCGCCGCCGGCGGGTCGGCGCGGCAGGAGACCGTCGAGGCGTTCCGCGCGCTGCTGCGCGCGCCCGAGCGTCCCGGGACGGAGGAAGCCGTCTACGACGCGCTGTTCGGCGCATCCCAGCCCACGCTGGGGGAGCTGTCCGACTTCCTCGCCGAGCTGCCGTCCACGGCGGTGTCGGACGCGTTGGCGCAGCGGGCTTTCCGCGTGCTGGCCAGGTCCACGGTGAACGGGCGCTACCTGGACGTGCTGCGGATGCTCAGCCACCACCTCGGTGACCGCAAGGACCTGCGCACGCTGTGGGAGGACGACAGCAAGCTGCGCGTCTGGCTGAGCAACCACCGCAAGAAGGGCGCGGGAGCTGGGAGCCTCGGTGACATCTCCAGCACGGTGCTCGGCGCCCGCGCCGACAAGCTGGTGGCGGCCCTGCTGGACGCCGACCCGCAGGAGTCGACGGGGACGATCGCGGCGTGCGGCGAGGAGCTCCCGCAGACCCTGGTCCGCGCACTGCCCGCGGTGTGGAACGACGAGGACGTCGACCGGGACCGGCGGGACCGCGCGGTGGTGCTCGCGTTCGTGTGCGCCTGGTCGGACAGCGCCACGGCCACGGTGCGCGCCGCGTTCGACCGCGAACTGGAAGCGTGGGTGCACAAGCACGAGCACCCCGACTTCCGCCGCGTGAGCAGGCTGCTGCGCGGCGTCGACGCGGAGCACGCCACGGCGTGGCACGAGTGGCTGCGCGAGGTCGTCCAGCGCGGGCCGAAGCGGGATCGCACCCGCCGGGTCGCCCGGCGCCTGTTCGGCAGCCGGGAGCGGTGA